A single region of the Anaerolineae bacterium genome encodes:
- a CDS encoding NADH-ubiquinone oxidoreductase chain F, whose translation MKRPYLLLRHRDIPDLNDLAVYRQHGGFEAFRKAVTTLLPHEVTEIVKASGLRGRGGAGFPTGMKWSFIDNKNWPHYVVANADESEPGTFKDREIMEGNPFQFLEGLMIASYAVQANVAYVYLRGEFWQLAHQLDRRIQQLHSAGLLGDRLFGTDYSLRIYTHLGAGAYICGEETALLESLEGKLGQPRLRPPFPPAVGLFGKPTIVNNVETLANVPLIIEHGAEWYRSFGTEKSPGVKVFCLSGRINRPGNYELPLGTTFRELIFEYGKGIPDGKQIKAIMAAGASSALIVADERALDTPMDYESVPSLGAQLGSASIIVIDETVSMDWLIRKTIHFFQHESCGKCTPCREGTYWMKHIIDRIHRGEASQNDVELLYDVASQMRGKCLCALGEFSIEAVLSALERFPQDFAARVTQEEPAL comes from the coding sequence ATGAAACGACCGTATCTCCTCCTACGACATCGCGACATTCCTGACCTGAACGATCTGGCTGTTTACCGCCAACACGGTGGTTTTGAGGCCTTTCGCAAGGCTGTGACAACCCTGCTACCCCATGAGGTGACCGAGATCGTCAAAGCCTCCGGATTGCGCGGGCGAGGTGGGGCTGGCTTTCCTACCGGTATGAAATGGTCATTTATCGACAACAAAAACTGGCCTCACTATGTGGTTGCCAACGCAGACGAATCAGAACCAGGCACCTTTAAAGACCGCGAGATCATGGAAGGCAATCCCTTCCAATTTTTGGAAGGCTTGATGATCGCCTCCTATGCAGTTCAAGCCAATGTGGCATATGTCTATTTGCGGGGCGAATTCTGGCAATTAGCCCATCAACTCGATCGGCGCATCCAACAATTACACAGCGCCGGTTTGTTAGGCGATCGGTTGTTTGGCACAGACTATTCGCTGCGCATTTACACCCATCTGGGAGCAGGTGCTTATATTTGCGGCGAAGAGACCGCTTTGTTAGAATCCTTAGAAGGCAAATTGGGACAGCCCCGCTTGCGCCCCCCATTTCCTCCAGCGGTAGGCCTGTTTGGCAAACCGACCATCGTTAATAACGTCGAGACTCTGGCGAATGTGCCCCTGATCATTGAGCACGGCGCTGAATGGTATCGGTCATTCGGCACCGAGAAAAGCCCCGGGGTTAAGGTTTTCTGCCTTTCGGGTCGAATCAATCGCCCTGGTAACTACGAATTGCCGTTGGGCACTACCTTCCGAGAGTTGATCTTTGAATATGGCAAGGGCATCCCAGACGGCAAGCAGATCAAAGCCATCATGGCAGCTGGCGCTTCTTCGGCTTTGATTGTCGCCGATGAGCGCGCCCTGGATACGCCTATGGATTATGAGAGCGTCCCCTCTCTGGGAGCCCAGTTGGGCTCAGCTTCGATCATCGTGATCGATGAAACCGTGAGCATGGATTGGCTGATTCGCAAGACCATCCATTTCTTCCAGCACGAATCCTGCGGCAAGTGTACGCCATGTCGCGAAGGCACCTACTGGATGAAACACATCATCGATCGCATTCACCGGGGCGAGGCAAGTCAAAACGATGTTGAGCTGCTCTACGATGTCGCCAGCCAGATGCGTGGCAAATGTCTATGCGCCCTGGGAGAGTTCTCGATTGAAGCCGTGCTATCAGCCCTCGAACGCTTCCCGCAAGATTTTGCTGCTCGCGTTACCCAAGAGGAGCCTGCGCTATGA
- a CDS encoding NADH-ubiquinone oxidoreductase chain H: MDWASLIEWTIKSLALILALLGGFAYLTLFERKVLARFQVRIGPNRAGPFGILQPVADGIKLIFKEELIPANADKIIFILAPIVTVVPALVIMAVVPFGPPIQLFGRTITLQVTDLNVGILYIMAIASISVYGIVLAGWSSNNKYATLGGIRSSAQMISYELALGLAFTGPILLTSSLSLTEIVEAQRGVWFVLYQPIGAFIFWVSTLAEVNRAPFDMPEAEQELTAGYHTEYSGMKFALFFMAEYVKMIAVSAIAVTLFFGGYRGPFVDQLPILGPIYFLLKVVGFLFLMVWVRATLPRIRYDRLMAFGWKVLFSLALGNAMLTALGILLADTYQNPLWLWSIPIMTIAFFLLVVYSMRGSIAGGNK; encoded by the coding sequence ATGGATTGGGCATCTCTGATCGAATGGACAATCAAATCGCTTGCCTTGATTTTGGCTTTGCTCGGCGGTTTTGCTTATCTGACCCTCTTTGAGCGCAAGGTTTTGGCGCGCTTTCAGGTGCGCATCGGACCAAATCGCGCCGGTCCGTTTGGCATCTTACAACCGGTTGCGGATGGAATTAAGCTCATTTTCAAAGAGGAGCTCATCCCTGCCAACGCAGATAAAATCATTTTCATCCTTGCCCCGATCGTAACGGTTGTGCCAGCCCTGGTGATTATGGCGGTTGTCCCCTTTGGACCTCCCATTCAACTATTTGGTCGAACGATCACCCTCCAGGTTACCGATCTGAACGTCGGGATTCTCTATATTATGGCAATTGCTTCGATCTCGGTTTACGGCATTGTCCTGGCAGGATGGTCTTCGAACAATAAGTATGCCACGTTAGGGGGCATTCGCTCTTCAGCGCAGATGATCAGCTATGAACTTGCATTAGGGTTAGCATTTACCGGCCCAATTCTGTTAACCTCCTCCCTCAGCCTGACAGAAATCGTCGAAGCCCAACGCGGTGTCTGGTTTGTCCTCTATCAACCGATTGGGGCATTTATTTTCTGGGTTTCCACGCTGGCAGAGGTCAATCGGGCGCCTTTCGATATGCCTGAAGCAGAACAGGAATTAACCGCCGGTTATCACACCGAATATTCGGGGATGAAGTTTGCCCTCTTCTTCATGGCAGAATACGTCAAGATGATTGCCGTTTCTGCTATTGCGGTCACACTCTTCTTCGGGGGCTATCGCGGACCTTTCGTCGATCAGCTTCCAATCTTGGGGCCAATCTACTTCTTGCTCAAAGTGGTCGGCTTTCTCTTCCTGATGGTTTGGGTGCGGGCAACCCTGCCACGCATTCGCTACGATCGTCTGATGGCTTTTGGCTGGAAAGTATTGTTTTCGCTTGCTTTAGGCAATGCCATGCTGACGGCTCTGGGCATCTTGCTGGCAGATACCTATCAAAACCCACTCTGGCTGTGGTCCATCCCGATCATGACCATTGCCTTCTTTTTACTGGTAGTTTATTCGATGCGAGGTTCAATCGCAGGAGGTAATAAGTAA
- a CDS encoding NADH-ubiquinone oxidoreductase chain D, which yields MPQINTHIDESMLDGFTRLVTQEAIEGKTMLLNMGPQHPSTHGVLRLLLELDGEFVVNVIPDIGFLHTGVEKHMEYKTFEKAVVMTDRLDYLNNIGNNLVYCLAVEKLVDLDVPPRAQAIRVILTELQRIASHLVWLGTHALDLAAMSVFLYCFREREMILDIMEMCSGQRMMTSYFRPGGLWRDVPVEFEDAVRQFLRIFPARIDEYEALLTKNPLFIERTKHIGVLSAEDAMKWGVTGPSLRASGIAHDLRKVRPYSGYEQYDFDIPTHTDGDTYARYLVRMEEMRQSVRIVQQALDKLPYGPTRSNNRKFVPPPRSELGHSMEAVIHHFKLFTEGFPAPKGAVYVAVESPRGELGVYLEGDGGPKPYRIHWRTPSFANLQVLKLLAKGHLVADLVALIGTIDIVLGDVDR from the coding sequence ATGCCGCAGATCAATACTCATATCGATGAAAGTATGCTCGATGGCTTCACCCGGCTGGTGACTCAGGAAGCCATCGAGGGGAAAACCATGTTGCTCAATATGGGCCCTCAACACCCCAGCACACATGGCGTGTTGAGGCTACTGCTGGAATTAGACGGTGAATTTGTAGTCAATGTCATCCCCGACATTGGTTTCTTGCACACCGGCGTCGAAAAGCACATGGAATACAAGACTTTTGAGAAGGCGGTGGTGATGACCGACCGCCTGGATTATTTGAACAACATTGGCAACAATCTGGTCTATTGTCTGGCGGTCGAAAAGCTGGTGGACCTGGATGTCCCGCCCCGCGCCCAGGCAATTCGAGTTATCCTGACCGAATTGCAGCGCATTGCCTCTCACCTGGTCTGGTTGGGTACCCATGCCCTCGATTTAGCAGCCATGTCGGTTTTCCTCTACTGCTTCCGTGAGCGCGAAATGATTCTGGACATTATGGAAATGTGCAGCGGGCAGCGCATGATGACCAGCTATTTTCGACCAGGCGGGCTCTGGCGGGATGTTCCGGTTGAGTTCGAGGATGCCGTGCGGCAATTCTTACGCATCTTCCCTGCCCGTATCGATGAATATGAAGCCTTACTGACCAAAAATCCGCTGTTTATTGAGCGCACCAAACACATCGGCGTTTTATCCGCTGAAGATGCCATGAAGTGGGGCGTGACCGGACCCAGCCTGCGCGCCAGCGGCATAGCCCATGACCTGCGCAAGGTGCGTCCCTATTCAGGCTACGAGCAGTACGATTTTGATATCCCAACCCACACTGACGGCGACACGTATGCCCGCTACCTGGTACGCATGGAAGAAATGCGTCAATCTGTGCGCATTGTCCAACAGGCATTGGATAAACTCCCCTATGGGCCAACCCGCTCCAACAACCGCAAATTCGTGCCACCGCCGCGCTCAGAGTTAGGGCATAGCATGGAAGCTGTCATTCACCACTTCAAGCTCTTTACCGAAGGTTTCCCTGCACCTAAAGGCGCTGTCTATGTAGCCGTTGAATCGCCCCGTGGTGAGTTGGGAGTGTATCTCGAAGGCGATGGCGGACCGAAACCCTATCGGATTCATTGGCGTACCCCTTCCTTTGCCAATTTGCAAGTGCTGAAGCTGCTTGCCAAAGGTCATCTGGTTGCCGATCTGGTCGCCCTGATCGGTACCATTGATATCGTCTTAGGAGATGTAGACCGGTGA
- a CDS encoding NADH-ubiquinone oxidoreductase chain C, with amino-acid sequence MGEHLHKAVQALQERFNATVSEFRDEVSVFLLPDQIVEACKALRDEFEFEMLEDETAVDYWPEETPRFHIVYHIYSYKHNERICLRVPLNGNSPSIPTIEGVYPNANWYEREVWDMFGIHYEGHSDLRRILMPHDWEGHPLRKDYPLGHEEIMFSFNFDEINARKRYATE; translated from the coding sequence ATGGGTGAACATTTGCACAAAGCCGTTCAAGCCTTACAAGAGCGCTTCAATGCCACGGTCAGCGAATTCCGCGACGAAGTGAGCGTCTTCCTGCTCCCCGATCAGATTGTCGAGGCATGTAAGGCGCTGCGCGATGAATTTGAGTTTGAAATGCTTGAAGACGAGACAGCTGTCGATTACTGGCCTGAAGAAACGCCTCGTTTTCACATCGTTTATCATATTTATTCCTACAAACACAATGAACGCATTTGCCTGCGGGTGCCTCTCAACGGTAACTCCCCTTCCATCCCCACCATCGAGGGGGTTTATCCCAATGCCAACTGGTATGAACGTGAAGTCTGGGATATGTTTGGTATTCATTATGAAGGCCATTCGGACTTGCGCCGCATCCTCATGCCTCATGATTGGGAAGGCCACCCGTTGCGCAAGGATTACCCGTTAGGACATGAAGAGATCATGTTTAGCTTCAATTTTGACGAGATCAACGCTCGCAAACGGTATGCCACAGAATAG
- a CDS encoding NADH-ubiquinone oxidoreductase chain G, with amino-acid sequence MTPKMITLTIDGIQVTVPEGTNIVDAAKKAGIDIPVFCYHPKMHPVGMCRMCLVEVGRPVIDRATGEFVRNEDGSLKIQFNPKLETGCTTPVSEGMVVINTSDKVKRGRKDILEFLLTSHPLDCPICDKGGECPLQNLTMAHGPGTSRFLFDEKKHLLKHTPLGELIYLDQERCIQCGRCVRFQEELVDDPVIGFSQRGRSLQIVTYSEPGFDSIFSGNTTDICPVGALTTADFRFGARPWELNAAASICQQCPVGCNLTLNVRREAVAGGKVVIKRVMPRQNEWVNEIWICDKGRFGYHYTESQERLTQPLVRKGGELSPVSWEEALGLVAERFRQAGENLLSVAGGRLSNEDFFNLRKLTEGIGGKTALYTQMGGGDLVTLAGMSPGSNLADLGKGDAILVIASDLHQEAPIWWLRVKQAAERGATLIVALPRPNRLDKFAQQVLRYQYGEESGLILAMINALSAKRPELPENVNPLWRDSRVQAAAKAFAEAQNAVIFFGSEGVGLQTSQALAQACTNFLLVTNHLGRPNNGLIPVWQRPNEQGAWELGWRPLPNLGEAMGKASALYLVACDPAGDDPTLPLTPDFLVVQDLFLTATAKLAHVVLPALPFTEREGSLVNGERRVQRYYPAVPARPGPRPDFAISGQLGKLLGIDLEDRIAAKVMMRIAAEAPAFAGISYTALAQAPEQWPIIGRADLYYGGTTYENKQGIGVQLPNGILRGEQVTLNWPSLATGIPNEEGILAVPINTLYDSGTTLLPSRLLDQGRIGTVIWIHPAQANANAIQEGDLVHLQIGEASAMATALLDEHVPPGVILTPRSTGIPLHEPHLVQLKVVERS; translated from the coding sequence ATGACCCCCAAGATGATCACCCTGACCATAGACGGCATTCAGGTTACCGTCCCCGAAGGGACAAATATTGTCGATGCCGCTAAAAAAGCCGGCATCGATATTCCGGTCTTTTGCTATCACCCCAAAATGCACCCGGTCGGAATGTGCCGCATGTGCCTGGTGGAGGTGGGTCGCCCGGTGATTGACCGCGCCACCGGGGAGTTTGTCCGCAACGAAGACGGCTCACTCAAAATTCAGTTCAACCCCAAGTTGGAGACCGGCTGCACCACCCCAGTCTCTGAGGGCATGGTGGTCATCAACACTTCGGACAAGGTCAAGCGCGGGCGCAAAGACATCCTGGAGTTTTTGCTCACCTCTCACCCCTTAGATTGCCCGATTTGCGACAAAGGCGGTGAATGCCCCCTGCAAAACCTGACCATGGCACACGGGCCTGGCACATCGCGCTTCTTGTTCGACGAGAAGAAACACCTCTTGAAACACACGCCTTTAGGAGAGTTGATTTACCTTGACCAGGAACGGTGCATCCAGTGCGGGCGATGTGTCCGCTTTCAAGAGGAACTGGTGGATGATCCGGTCATTGGCTTCTCTCAGCGCGGGCGTTCGTTGCAGATCGTCACGTATTCCGAACCCGGATTCGACTCGATCTTTTCCGGCAACACCACCGACATTTGTCCGGTCGGCGCTTTGACCACAGCCGATTTTCGCTTCGGAGCTCGTCCCTGGGAGTTAAACGCTGCCGCCAGCATCTGTCAACAATGTCCGGTCGGCTGTAACCTGACTCTGAATGTGCGCCGTGAGGCAGTGGCAGGCGGCAAGGTTGTCATCAAGCGCGTGATGCCGCGTCAGAATGAATGGGTGAATGAGATCTGGATTTGTGACAAAGGGCGTTTTGGCTATCATTACACTGAGTCCCAAGAACGGCTAACCCAACCTCTGGTGCGTAAGGGAGGAGAATTGTCGCCGGTCAGCTGGGAGGAAGCGCTTGGGTTAGTTGCCGAACGTTTCCGTCAGGCTGGTGAAAATCTTCTCAGCGTGGCGGGCGGGCGTCTCTCGAATGAGGATTTCTTTAACCTGCGCAAACTCACCGAAGGCATCGGCGGAAAAACCGCGCTCTATACCCAAATGGGCGGCGGCGATCTGGTTACTCTGGCAGGCATGTCACCGGGCAGCAATCTCGCCGATCTGGGGAAAGGAGATGCTATTCTGGTCATCGCCTCCGATTTGCACCAGGAAGCGCCAATCTGGTGGCTACGGGTGAAACAAGCTGCCGAGCGCGGGGCAACGCTGATCGTAGCTCTGCCACGACCGAACCGCCTGGATAAATTTGCTCAGCAGGTTTTGCGCTACCAATACGGAGAAGAAAGTGGCTTGATCCTGGCAATGATCAACGCCCTTTCTGCCAAGCGTCCCGAATTGCCCGAGAATGTTAATCCGCTCTGGCGAGATTCCAGGGTGCAAGCTGCAGCGAAAGCCTTTGCCGAAGCTCAAAACGCAGTGATTTTCTTCGGCAGCGAAGGGGTTGGCTTGCAGACTTCGCAAGCCCTTGCCCAGGCCTGCACCAACTTCCTCTTGGTGACCAATCATCTTGGCCGTCCCAACAACGGTTTAATCCCTGTCTGGCAACGACCAAACGAGCAGGGTGCCTGGGAACTGGGTTGGCGACCATTACCGAACCTTGGCGAAGCGATGGGAAAGGCGAGCGCTTTATATCTTGTGGCCTGTGATCCGGCTGGAGATGATCCTACCCTGCCCTTAACACCGGATTTCCTGGTCGTCCAGGACCTGTTCCTGACTGCCACCGCCAAACTTGCCCACGTCGTCCTGCCGGCATTGCCCTTCACCGAGCGTGAGGGCAGCCTGGTCAACGGCGAGCGGCGGGTGCAACGCTATTATCCGGCCGTGCCGGCTCGCCCAGGCCCTCGCCCAGATTTTGCCATCAGCGGACAATTAGGCAAGCTGCTCGGGATTGACCTGGAGGATCGGATTGCTGCGAAGGTTATGATGCGCATCGCTGCTGAAGCGCCTGCCTTTGCGGGCATCTCCTACACTGCCCTGGCGCAGGCTCCAGAACAATGGCCAATTATTGGGCGCGCAGACCTCTATTACGGAGGTACAACCTATGAAAACAAGCAGGGCATTGGCGTCCAACTGCCAAACGGCATTCTGCGTGGTGAACAGGTCACCCTAAACTGGCCATCTCTGGCAACAGGCATTCCGAACGAGGAAGGTATCCTGGCTGTGCCGATTAACACACTTTATGACAGCGGCACCACCCTGTTGCCTTCCAGATTACTGGATCAAGGCCGCATCGGAACGGTAATCTGGATTCACCCCGCCCAGGCAAATGCCAACGCCATTCAGGAAGGCGACCTGGTGCATCTGCAAATTGGCGAAGCTTCTGCCATGGCAACCGCCCTGTTGGATGAACACGTCCCACCAGGGGTGATCTTAACCCCGCGCAGTACGGGCATTCCGCTCCACGAACCCCACCTGGTCCAACTCAAGGTGGTCGAACGGAGCTAA
- a CDS encoding NADH-ubiquinone oxidoreductase chain E, which produces MNHLLEKYASEIETTLAKYPPDQKRAAAMPLLYLAQREYGYVTKQALLEISEILDVPTTEIGQLVGFYTLYHDEPGGKYRIQVCTDLPCALRGAEEFLEQLCENLGIQVGETTPDGLITIEKVMCLAGCDRAPLFQVQTAEGITYHENQSVESAMKLVRTWQSNP; this is translated from the coding sequence GTGAACCACCTGCTGGAAAAATATGCATCCGAAATCGAAACGACCCTGGCGAAATATCCGCCGGATCAAAAACGCGCCGCCGCTATGCCATTGCTCTATCTGGCGCAGCGTGAATATGGTTACGTGACCAAACAGGCGCTCCTCGAGATCAGCGAAATCCTCGATGTCCCGACCACCGAAATCGGGCAGTTGGTTGGCTTTTACACTCTCTACCATGACGAACCAGGCGGTAAATATCGCATTCAGGTATGCACTGATCTTCCCTGTGCCCTGCGTGGCGCAGAAGAATTCCTCGAACAGTTATGCGAAAACTTAGGCATTCAGGTGGGTGAGACCACACCGGATGGTTTGATCACGATCGAGAAGGTGATGTGCCTGGCAGGCTGCGACCGTGCCCCTCTGTTTCAAGTTCAAACTGCGGAAGGCATCACCTACCACGAAAATCAAAGCGTGGAAAGTGCAATGAAACTCGTTCGAACCTGGCAGAGTAACCCATGA